The Methylomonas montana DNA window CGGTGCGGTCGCTAACTTGGCAAAGGCTTTTTCGCGGATCGCTTTTTCCAGTTCGGCAGCCTTATCCGGGTTATCGCGTAAAAACTGCTTGGCGTTGTCCTTGCCCTGACCGATTTTCTCGTTGTTGTAGGCATACCAGGAACCGGACTTTTGCACGAAGCCAAATTCCACGCCCAAGTCCACCAGTTCGCCGAAGAAGGACACGCCTTCGCCATAGAGAATTTCGAAATCGGCTTGTTTGAACGGTGGCGCGACTTTGTTTTTAACCACTTTGACGCGGGTTTCGTTGCCGATCACTTCGTCGCCTTTCTTGATAGAACCGATGCGGCGAATATCCAGACGTACCGAGGCATAGAACTTCAAGGCGTTACCGCCGGTGGTGGTTTCCGGATTGCCGAACATCACGCCGATTTTCATCCGCAACTGGTTGATGAAAATCACCAGGGTGTTGGAGCGTTTGATGTTGGCGGTGAGTTTGCGTAAGGCTTGCGACATCAATCGGGCTTGCAAGCCCATATGCGAGTCGCCCATATCGCCTTCGATTTCGGCTTTCGGCGTCAATGCGGCGACCGAGTCGATCACCACGATGTCGACCGCACCGGAGCGCACCAGCATGTCGGTGATTTCCAAAGCCTGCTCGCCGGTATCCGGCTGCGACACTAATAAGTCGTCGATATTCACGCCAATCTTTTGCGCATAGATAGGATCCAGCGCGTGCTCGGCATCGACAAACGCTGCCGTGCCGCCCAGTTTTTGCATTTGGGCGATGGTCTGCAGCGTTAAAGTGGTTTTGCCGGACGACTCAGGCCCGTAGATTTCGATGATCCTGCCGCGCGGCAAGCCGCCAACGCCGAGGGCAATATCCAAGGACAGCGAGCCGGTCGACACGACTTCGATATCGCGGCTGGCAGCAACGTCGCCCATCCGCATCACGGAGCCCTTGCCGAATTGTTTTTCGATCTGCATCAACGCGGCGCCCAGCGCCTTTTTCTTGTTTTCGTCCATTTTAGTACCTGCTGTTGTCTGGCCGGTGAAAGCCGCGCATTATCCCATAGACCCTGGACGTGAAACAGTTTTAATATCCATGCTCAACTTAGAAAAAGCTGGCTGCAAGCTGCGGGTTGAAGGGGAAATACAAGTGCAGATAAGAGGCTTGCAGGGAGCCTTTGCGGAAAAAGCCTTCGCCATGCCCAAAGCTGCGTTGCGCGTTGGATACAGCAAACGGGTCTAATGTGGTTTCCAGTTTGGAAAAATGAAAACTGTGGCCGCGAATCTCGCCCTGCTCCAGTTGCAGGCTATGCATGCCTAGATTGACCAACCGACTTTGCATATACGCGCTGCCTGACAATAAGCCCAGCATCTCCGCCCGATGGCCTTCTTTATCCGCCAAACTCTCCAGCAAATACAAGAAGCCTCCGCACTCGGCATAGATCGCTTTACCTGCTTGATGATGCGCAGTTAGAGCCTGCTTCATCGCCAAGTTATCGGCCAAAGCTTGCAGATGCAGCTCTGGATAGCCGCCTGGCAAGTAAACGCTATTGGCCTCCGGCAAAGCACTGTCCGCCAGCGGCGAGAAGAAGCGTAGCTCGGCGCCCATCGCTTGCAGACAATCCAGATTGGCTTGATAGAGAAACGAAAACGCCGCGTCGCGCGCCACCGCGATGCGTTTACCCTGCAACAATCGTGGCGGCGGATTGGTCGAAACGGCTGCAAAGGTGACTGGCTCGGGCAAAAGGCAGGGCGTAAAACTATTTAATAATTCTGCGGCCCGCGCCAGCCGGACATTCAGATCGCCGATTTCCTCGGCCTGCAGCAAGCCCAAATGCCGGGACGGCAAGCCCACTGCGTCGTCTCGACTCATCGCCGCCAACAAGGGCATGTCCGTTGGCAAGGCTTCCTGCAACATCCTGGCATGACCCGCACTACCAACCTTGTTGGCGATCACGCCAGCGAACGGCAAACCAGGCCGGTAATTGGCCAAGCCGTAAGCCACGGCAGCAAAGGTTTGCGCCATGCCTTGCGCGTCGATCACCGCCGCCACCGGCACCGCCAAGGCTTGGGCCAGATCGGCGCTGCTACTGTCACCGTCGAACAAGCCCATCACGCCTTCGATCAAAATCAGATCGGCGTCGCCAGCGGCGCGATACAACATCTCCCGGCAATGCGCCTCGCCCATCATCCATAAATCCAGTTGATAGACAGGCTGCCCGCTGGCGTAAGCCAAAATCTGCGGATCGATGAAATCCGGTCCGGTCTTGAATACCCGTACCCTGCGGCCTTGTTGTCTATGATAATAAGCCAGCGCGGCGGTGACAGTGGTCTTGCCTTGCCCGGAGGCAGGGGCGCTGATCAACATGGCCGGGCAATGCCTGGTATGGATATTTGAATGCATCATGAATGCGGAGTATTGGAAATTTCAATCGGCTATTTTACTGCCCAGTTGACCTCTGCGGATAAATACAATCTTCAATATCCGGTCAATTAGCTGGTTAAACAACAATAGACTTTTGACCCAAGCATCGCGGATCAAAAAAAGACCGGTCGCAAACAGCGTACCGGTCCAGGCAGGAGCCACGAGGTTCTGAGTAAAGTCATATCGCTACTGCATCGTTTCGATGCTGCAAAATGCTTGGACGAATTAGTTGAGGCGGAATAGCGTAAATTCAAGGAGCCGTATTGCCAGCCGCTGACGACGCCCCTCGCTCAAAAATTAATAAACAGTGACGCCATCCCCAAATGATGCATGGTGGCGTTTCGATGACTGGCATCGTCGATATATTGGTTCAGATAACCCAGCTCGGCTCGAACATTTTTATTAAAACTCCAGCCCAGCCCGCCAAACACCCGGTTTTGGTCGAAGCCGGATTTGCCGCCCCAAGTGGTCGTATTAACCCGATAGAACGCCTCGTCCCAGGCGATGAAACTCAGGCGCGGTTCAAATTCGAACGGATGCATGAATTTAATCATTTGCCGTGGCCGTTCCCGGACTTGGTCGCCACGTAAAAAATTAGTCTCCCACATGGTGCGGAAGGTGAATGTACCACTATCGGTCGGCAGGATGTAACGAAACGCCGGCCAGACATCCTGCTGGGAAATATAAGATTTGCCGATATTCTGAGTGGGCAACCAGGTATAGCCAGCCCAAATCGTGGCGCGATCGCTCAGCGAATAACCGACCGCCGTACGTACCATGCCTTGATACCAATGCTCCCAATTGCCGTCGAAACGCGATTGCCCTTCCAGCCAGACACGGCCTTTTTCCCACTTGGGATCGAGCACCGCCAAACTCCCCTCGCCGACTATTTGTAGCCAGGCGCCTGTGTCTTCGGCCAGTTCACCAGCCAGAACCGATTGTAAACTCGATACCAAGCCAAGCAGTATTAAGATTTTGACGCAAAAAAACCGACTGATTTTATGGTTCATCGACGATCTCCAAATCGTACGGATAAGTATCAATGCCCGATTAAGCCCAGCAAGCCCTTCATCAAGGCCAGCGGCGTCGGCGGACAACCGGCAATCACCGCATCCACCGGAATCACATTGGATACCGCTCCGCAACTGGCGTACGACACGCCAAATTCGCCGCCGCAGGCCGCGCAATCGCCCACCGCAATCACCCATTTCGGATTCGGCGTGGCTTCGTAAGTGCGCAGCAACGCGGTCTGCATATGCCGCGATACCGGTCCGGTGACCAGCAACACATCGGCGTGGCGAGGCGAGGCGACGAAATGAATCCCAAAGCGCTCGATGTCATAATAAGGATTATTCAAGGCGTGGATTTCCAGCTCGCAGCCGTTGCAGGAACCGGCATCGACCTCGCGGATTGCGATGCTGCCGGCAAATTTGCTGTCAATATGCCGTTTGATAGCAATGCCCAATTGCTCCAGCTCGTCGTCCTTAGGCGGCTTGACCGACTCGGTGACGATGCCGGTAGCGAAGATTTTGTTGAAAATTCTCAGCATACTCGTCCCCTATAAATCGTTGCCGGAATAAGAGCCGTTCACGGATTTGTTGCAGACCGGAAAGTCCGGCACGATATTGTTCAGCACTAGTTTTTCCAGCGCCGGCCAGTTCAAGATGCTGGGATCGCGCGGATAATAGCGGGAAATTTTATTGTCGGCCTCGAAGCGCAGATAAGCGACGGTTTCGCCGCGCCAGCCTTCGACGATACCTAGGCCTTCGCTGCCGGGCGCCGGCATTTGCCAGTCGGCAATCAGGTCACCGGGCGCCAGCAAATCGATAAATTGCTCGATCAACCTTAACGCCGCTTTGATTTCCTTATGTCTGACCCAGAATCGGGAGGCGATATCGCCCTGATTTTCCAACGCCACTCTCATCGTGACTCTATCGTAAGGCGAATAAGCCGCATCGCGGCGCACATCGAAATTCTGGCCGCTGGCTCGGCCGACATAGCCGACCGTACCGTATCCGGCAGCGATTTCGTCGGCTAAAAACCCGGCCGTGTACAACCTGTCTTCCAGCGAGGTGTTCAAATCCAGCGCGGTGATGACGTCGGTCAATTCCTTACGCAGTTGAACGATATCCTGTTTAATCAAGTGCCCGCTCGCTTCCGACAGATCGGCTTTAACGCCGCCCGGCACCACGCAATCCATCAATAAACGATGCCCGAATACCAGGGCATTGGTCCGCAACCAGTTTTCTCGCAGGCGGGTAAATTGCATTTGTCCGAACACGAAGGCCACATCGTTACAAATCGCACCGATGTCGCCCAGATGATTGGCGACCCG harbors:
- the recA gene encoding recombinase RecA is translated as MDENKKKALGAALMQIEKQFGKGSVMRMGDVAASRDIEVVSTGSLSLDIALGVGGLPRGRIIEIYGPESSGKTTLTLQTIAQMQKLGGTAAFVDAEHALDPIYAQKIGVNIDDLLVSQPDTGEQALEITDMLVRSGAVDIVVIDSVAALTPKAEIEGDMGDSHMGLQARLMSQALRKLTANIKRSNTLVIFINQLRMKIGVMFGNPETTTGGNALKFYASVRLDIRRIGSIKKGDEVIGNETRVKVVKNKVAPPFKQADFEILYGEGVSFFGELVDLGVEFGFVQKSGSWYAYNNEKIGQGKDNAKQFLRDNPDKAAELEKAIREKAFAKLATAPAAVSEDDDAEFVDGD
- a CDS encoding cobyrinate a,c-diamide synthase, with the translated sequence MMHSNIHTRHCPAMLISAPASGQGKTTVTAALAYYHRQQGRRVRVFKTGPDFIDPQILAYASGQPVYQLDLWMMGEAHCREMLYRAAGDADLILIEGVMGLFDGDSSSADLAQALAVPVAAVIDAQGMAQTFAAVAYGLANYRPGLPFAGVIANKVGSAGHARMLQEALPTDMPLLAAMSRDDAVGLPSRHLGLLQAEEIGDLNVRLARAAELLNSFTPCLLPEPVTFAAVSTNPPPRLLQGKRIAVARDAAFSFLYQANLDCLQAMGAELRFFSPLADSALPEANSVYLPGGYPELHLQALADNLAMKQALTAHHQAGKAIYAECGGFLYLLESLADKEGHRAEMLGLLSGSAYMQSRLVNLGMHSLQLEQGEIRGHSFHFSKLETTLDPFAVSNAQRSFGHGEGFFRKGSLQASYLHLYFPFNPQLAASFF
- a CDS encoding DUF2490 domain-containing protein, with translation MNHKISRFFCVKILILLGLVSSLQSVLAGELAEDTGAWLQIVGEGSLAVLDPKWEKGRVWLEGQSRFDGNWEHWYQGMVRTAVGYSLSDRATIWAGYTWLPTQNIGKSYISQQDVWPAFRYILPTDSGTFTFRTMWETNFLRGDQVRERPRQMIKFMHPFEFEPRLSFIAWDEAFYRVNTTTWGGKSGFDQNRVFGGLGWSFNKNVRAELGYLNQYIDDASHRNATMHHLGMASLFINF
- a CDS encoding NADH-quinone oxidoreductase subunit B family protein, whose translation is MLRIFNKIFATGIVTESVKPPKDDELEQLGIAIKRHIDSKFAGSIAIREVDAGSCNGCELEIHALNNPYYDIERFGIHFVASPRHADVLLVTGPVSRHMQTALLRTYEATPNPKWVIAVGDCAACGGEFGVSYASCGAVSNVIPVDAVIAGCPPTPLALMKGLLGLIGH